The proteins below come from a single Streptomyces tubercidicus genomic window:
- a CDS encoding YjbQ family protein, with translation MAGTFTTRTINITTGSTETLHDLTNACSAFLREAAHGRNGLLNIFTSHATSGLAIIETGAGSDDDLLAALRDILPADDHWQDRHDSPGHGSAHMLPALVPPHATLPVVDGELELGASQSVVLVNTGRDNPERQVRLSFLS, from the coding sequence ATGGCTGGAACCTTCACCACCCGCACGATCAACATCACAACCGGCTCCACGGAGACCCTGCACGACCTCACGAACGCATGCTCCGCGTTCCTCCGGGAGGCCGCTCACGGACGAAACGGACTGCTGAACATCTTCACCTCCCACGCGACGTCCGGCCTGGCCATCATCGAGACCGGCGCGGGCAGCGACGATGACCTGTTGGCGGCCCTCCGCGACATTCTTCCGGCGGACGACCACTGGCAAGACCGCCACGACAGTCCAGGCCACGGCAGCGCCCACATGCTCCCAGCTCTGGTCCCACCGCACGCCACATTGCCCGTGGTCGACGGTGAGCTGGAGCTGGGGGCGTCACAGTCCGTCGTACTGGTGAACACCGGCCGGGACAACCCGGAACGCCAAGTCCGGCTGTCTTTCCTCAGCTGA